Below is a genomic region from Streptomyces ferrugineus.
AACCAGTGCCGTACGGCGATGTCGCGGTAGCGCGGCAGGTTGGCCCGCATCCCGGCGATCATCTCCGCACGCCCCCGCTGCCGTTGGCCCCCGGCGTGGACGACCTCGCCGTCCTCGGTGAACGTGTCGGCGAACCCGGCGATGTCCAGGGCGTCGACCCGGCGCATCTGCCGTGCGTAGAACGTCTGCACCTCGGCGTAGAGGTCCCCGGACACGGGCTGCGGCAGCGTCCGGACCCCTCCGGCCACCGCGGCGCTGTCCGTACCGACCGACTCCGACATGGCAACTCCCTTCACGAGGACCGCTCCTGTGGGTCCCTCTCGGCGGTTCACACTGCCGTGCACCGGTGCAGCACCACTGGTGGACGGCTCGACCGGGTCATGAGGACGTGCTCGCCAAGGCGCGGGCCAAGGGCGCGCCCGCGGTGGGCCGTGCCGGGACGGCGGACCAGGTCCAGAGGCGGGAGACGGCCTCGGCGTTCGGGGCGTGACCCTCCGTCCAGAGGCGGGCCACCGCGTTCAGGGTGGACTGGCGGTCCGCCACCGGCGTGCCCGGGCGGGCCGGGAGGAGGGCCAGCGCGGCGCTGGCGCCCAGCCGGACCGCGCGGTGGCGGCGGGCGAACGCCGTCAGGGTCTGGCGCGGTCCCGCCTCCACCAGCAGGACGTCCTCGGCCGCGAGCAGTTCGTCCAGCGCGGGCAGGAAGTGGACGGTGTCCGTGACCTGCCGGGCCCAGAACCGGGGGCTGCGCGCGTCCTCCGGGCTCATCAGGCCGCCCGTGTAGCCCGAGTACAGCGCGAGGGACGGCTCGCGGAACGGGATGCCCGCGTACCGCGCCTCCAGCGCGTCGGAGGCCGGTGCCATCGCCGGTGAGTGGAACGGGCTGGTCGCCGGGACGGTGACCACGGTGAAGCCGTCCGCCCGCAGCCGGGCCTCGACGTCGGCCAGGGGCCGCGCCGAACCGGCCAGCATGACCTGCTGGTTGGCGTTGACCGCGGCGATCGCCACGTCGGCTCCGAGGTACGGACGCAGCCGTTCCTCGCTCGCCGCGACCGCCAGCATGCCGCCGGGCGGGATCTTCACGGCCTCGCGCACACGGGCCATGACCATCCGGACG
It encodes:
- a CDS encoding nuclear transport factor 2 family protein codes for the protein MSESVGTDSAAVAGGVRTLPQPVSGDLYAEVQTFYARQMRRVDALDIAGFADTFTEDGEVVHAGGQRQRGRAEMIAGMRANLPRYRDIAVRHWFDHLLIETDPADEDTLRVSYYTLVTQTDRDGKVSFQPTFTVEDVLVRRDGRLLTRSRVIHRDTPVEPPASAQTAG